A single genomic interval of Lathyrus oleraceus cultivar Zhongwan6 chromosome 7, CAAS_Psat_ZW6_1.0, whole genome shotgun sequence harbors:
- the LOC127107434 gene encoding probable alpha,alpha-trehalose-phosphate synthase [UDP-forming] 7, translated as MMSRSYTNLLDLASGNFPAMGSGREFKERRRMPRVMSVPGFVPEMDDDQAVSVSSDNPSTVSTDRIIIVANQLPLKAKRREDNKGWSFSWNEDSLLLQLKDGFPEEMEVLYVGSLRIDIDPAEQDDVSQYLLEKFKCVPTFLPPDVLAKFYDGFCKRQLWPLFHYKLPFSTDKSHRFDRALWEAYVLANKLFFQKVVEIINPEDDYIWVHDYHLMVLPTFLRRRFNRVKMGFFLHSPFPSSEIYRTLPVREEILKALLNSDIIGFHTFDYARHFLSCCSRMLGLEYQSKRGYLGLEYYGRTISIKIMPVGVHMGRIESVMRMADEECKARELKQKFEGKTILLGIDDMDIFKGINLKILAMEQMLKQHPKWQGRAVLVQIVNPARGKGIHVEEVLTEIEESCTRINRVFGRPGYEPIVFIDRAVPITEKLAYHSLAECVIVTAVRDGMNLTPYEYIVCRQGISGSESSSNVNDPKKSMLVISEFIGCSPSLSGAIRVNPWNVEATAEAMNEAISMSDGEKQLRHEKHYRYVSTHDVAYWSRSFLQDMERACTDLLRKRCWGIGLSFGFRVVALDPNFKKLSIDAMVSAYKRARSRAILLDYDGTVMPQNSINKSPSKEVISLLETLCADPKNVVFIVSGRGRISLSEWFAPCEKLGIAAEHGYFLRWSQDGEWETCGNCSDFGWMQIAEPVMKLYTEATDGSSIERKESALVWQYRDADLGFGSSQAKEMLDHLESVLANEPVAAKSGQFIVEVKPQDVSKGLVAEKIFTSMTESGKQADFVLCVGDDRSDEDMFEIVSSAISRNILSSNATVFACTVGQKPSKAKYYLDDTSEVINMLESLAEESDSTPRITADSGDSS; from the exons ATGATGTCCAGATCATATACAAACCTTTTAGATTTGGCTTCTGGGAATTTTCCGGCAATGGGATCGGGGAGAGAGTTTAAAGAACGAAGGCGGATGCCGAGGGTTATGAGTGTTCCAGGGTTTGTCCCGGAGATGGATGACGATCAGGCAGTAAGTGTTTCTTCTGATAATCCGTCAACTGTTTCTACGGATCGAATTATCATTGTAGCGAATCAGCTTCCTTTGAAAGCGAAGAGAAGAGAGGACAACAAAGGGTGGAGTTTTAGTTGGAATGAGGATTCCTTGCTCTTACAGCTTAAGGATGGATTTCCAGAAGAGATGGAGGTTCTTTATGTTGGGTCTTTGCGTATTGACATTGATCCTGCTGAGCAAGATGATGTATCGCAGTATTTACTGGAAAAGTTCAAATGTGTCCCTACTTTCCTACCTCCTGATGTTTTGGCTAAATTTTATGATGGCTTCTGCAAAAGACAGTTATGGCCACTTTTTCATTACAAGTTACCGTTTTCGACAGATAAAAGCCACCGATTTGATCGCGCTTTGTGGGAAGCCTATGTTCTGGCAAACAAACTTTTCTTTCAAAAGGTAGTAGAAATAATAAACCCGGAGGATGATTATATTTGGGTTCATGATTACCATTTGATGGTGCTACCGACTTTTCTTAGAAGGCGTTTTAACAGGGTTAAAATGGGATTTTTCTTGCATAGCCCCTTTCCATCATCAGAGATATATAGGACTCTTCCTGTCAGGGAAGAGATACTGAAAGCTTTACTAAATTCTGATATCATTGGATTCCATACTTTTGACTATGCTCGTCATTTCCTTTCTTGTTGCAGTCGTATGTTGGGTCTAGAGTATCAGTCAAAGAGGGGCTATTTAGGATTGGAATATTACGGGAGGACTATCAGTATTAAGATCATGCCTGTTGGGGTTCATATGGGTCGGATTGAATCTGTTATGAGAATGGCGGATGAGGAGTGTAAGGCAAGGGAGCTCAAACAGAAATTTGAAGGGAAAACCATTTTGCTTGGTATTGACGACATGGACATTTTTAAAGGCATAAATTTGAAGATTTTGGCTATGGAGCAGATGCTCAAACAACACCCCAAATGGCAAGGAAGAGCTGTTTTAGTCCAGATAGTTAATCCAGCTAGAGGTAAAGGGATACATGTAGAGGAAGTACTTACCGAAATAGAAGAAAGCTGCACCAGGATCAACAGAGTGTTTGGCCGACCTGGTTATGAACCTATTGTTTTTATTGATAGGGCGGTTCCAATTACTGAAAAACTTGCCTATCACAGCCTTGCCGAGTGTGTTATTGTCACAGCTGTAAGGGATGGGATGAACCTAACTCCTTATGAATATATAGTTTGTAGACAGGGAATATCTGGTTCTGAATCAAGTTCCAATGTGAATGACCCAAAGAAGAGCATGCTAGTTATATCAGAATTTATTGGGTGTTCTCCATCACTTAGTGGGGCTATCCGTGTCAATCCATGGAATGTTGAAGCAACTGCAGAGGCAATGAATGAAGCCATTTCAATGAGTGATGGAGAGAAGCAGCTTCGGCACGAAAAGCATTATCGGTATGTCAGTACTCATGATGTGGCTTACTGGTCGCGTAGTTTTTTGCAAGACATGGAGAGGGCTTGCACAGACCTTCTTAGAAAAAGATGTTGGGGAATAGGTCTTAGCTTTGGATTTCGAGTTGTGGCACTCGACCCTAACTTTAAAAAACTCTCAATTGATGCTATGGTTTCAGCTTACAAGAGGGCAAGGAGTAGGGCCATTTTGTTGGATTATGATGGTACCGTGATGCCACAAAACTCCATTAATAAGAGTCCAAGCAAGGAGGTCATCTCTCTTTTAGAAACTCTCTGTGCAGACCCCAAAAATGTAGTTTTCATTGTTAGTGGAAGGGGTAGGATTAGCTTAAGTGAATGGTTTGCTCCATGCGAAAAACTTGGAATTGCTGCAGAACATGGATACTTCTTGAG GTGGTCCCAGGATGGAGAATGGGAAACTTGTGGTAACTGCTCCGATTTTGGATGGATGCAGATTGCTGAACCTGTAATGAAACTATATACGGAGGCAACTGATGGTTCCAGCATTGAACGAAAGGAAAGTGCTTTGGTATGGCAGTACAGAGATGCAGACCTTGGGTTTGGATCTTCTCAGGCGAAGGAAATGTTAGATCATCTAGAAAGCGTTTTGGCCAATGAGCCTGTTGCTGCAAAGAGTGGCCAATTTATTGTTGAAGTGAAGCCCCAG GATGTAAGCAAAGGCTTAGTAGCAGAAAAAATATTTACGTCGATGACCGAGAGTGGCAAACAGGCTGACTTTGTGCTGTGTGTTGGTGATGATAGATCAGACGAGGACATGTTTGAAATAGTTAGTAGTGCAATTTCAAGAAATATTCTTTCCTCCAATGCTACTGTATTTGCTTGTACGGTTGGACAAAAGCCAAGCAAAGCAAAGTATTATCTTGATGATACATCTGAAGTAATAAACATGCTAGAATCTTTGGCTGAAGAATCAGATTCTACACCCCGCATAACAGCAGATTCTGGGGATTCCTCTTGA